A single Calidifontibacter indicus DNA region contains:
- the radA gene encoding DNA repair protein RadA has translation MAAKKGSTPAYKCTECGWTAIKWVGRCGECQAWGTVVEAGAVKPRTAPARHVERHAQPISDVDATLAAAAPTGVGEFDRVLGGGLVPGAVVLIAGEPGIGKSTLLLDVAGRTARAGKDVLYISGEESAAQVRLRGERIEAMARTLYLAAETDLATVLAQIEQVDPGLLIVDSVQTIASADIEGAPGNVSQIREVAASIIQVAKEKNIATLLVGHVTKDGSIAGPRVLEHLVDVVVQFEGERHSRLRMVRAVKNRFGPTDEVGCFDLSDVGIVGLPDPSGLFLTRTAEPAPGTCITVTLEGRRPLVTEVQALLAPSGQGGSPRRTTSGVDSSRTAMILAVLDRHCGVKARDSDCYVSTVGGVRLAEPAADLAIALAMASSLADQPFRQGTLAIGEVGLAGDVRAVQGVPRRLAEAARIGFTRAIVPKGSLGDESTPQGMDVREVADLASAVRLLNIAAAPAIGS, from the coding sequence ATGGCTGCGAAGAAGGGCTCGACTCCCGCGTACAAGTGCACCGAGTGCGGTTGGACGGCGATCAAGTGGGTCGGGCGCTGTGGCGAATGTCAGGCGTGGGGCACGGTGGTGGAGGCCGGCGCGGTCAAGCCGCGCACAGCACCGGCCCGACACGTCGAGCGTCACGCGCAGCCGATCTCCGATGTCGACGCGACGCTCGCGGCTGCGGCCCCCACCGGCGTCGGCGAGTTCGACCGGGTGCTCGGCGGCGGGCTCGTGCCGGGCGCCGTCGTGCTCATCGCCGGCGAGCCGGGCATCGGCAAGTCGACGCTGCTGCTCGACGTCGCGGGGCGCACCGCGCGTGCGGGGAAGGACGTGCTCTACATCAGCGGCGAGGAGTCGGCCGCCCAGGTGCGGCTGCGCGGCGAGCGCATCGAGGCCATGGCCCGCACCCTGTATCTCGCGGCCGAGACCGACCTCGCCACCGTGCTCGCCCAGATCGAGCAGGTCGATCCGGGGCTGCTGATCGTCGACTCCGTGCAGACCATCGCCTCCGCCGACATCGAGGGCGCTCCGGGCAATGTGTCGCAGATCCGGGAGGTGGCGGCGAGCATCATCCAGGTGGCCAAGGAGAAGAACATCGCCACACTGCTCGTCGGCCATGTCACCAAAGACGGCTCGATCGCCGGCCCGCGGGTGCTCGAACACCTCGTCGATGTCGTCGTGCAGTTCGAGGGCGAACGCCACTCGCGGCTGCGGATGGTGCGCGCGGTGAAGAACCGGTTCGGCCCCACCGACGAGGTCGGCTGCTTCGACCTGTCCGACGTCGGCATCGTCGGCCTGCCCGACCCGAGCGGGCTGTTCCTCACCCGCACCGCCGAACCCGCCCCCGGCACCTGCATCACGGTCACCCTCGAGGGACGCCGTCCGCTGGTGACCGAGGTGCAGGCGTTGCTCGCGCCATCGGGTCAGGGTGGGTCCCCGCGACGCACCACCAGCGGGGTCGACTCCTCCCGCACCGCGATGATCCTCGCGGTGCTCGACCGGCATTGCGGCGTGAAGGCGCGCGACTCCGACTGCTACGTCTCCACCGTGGGCGGCGTACGTCTGGCCGAGCCGGCCGCCGACCTAGCGATCGCACTGGCGATGGCGAGTTCGCTCGCGGATCAACCGTTTCGGCAGGGCACCTTGGCGATCGGCGAGGTGGGTCTGGCGGGCGATGTGCGCGCCGTCCAGGGGGTGCCGCGTCGGCTGGCCGAAGCCGCCCGCATCGGCTTCACCCGGGCGATCGTGCCCAAGGGCTCGCTCGGCGACGAGTCGACCCCGCAGGGAATGGACGTGCGGGAGGTAGCCGACCTGGCGTCGGCGGTGCGGTTGCTGAACATCGCGGCCGCGCCCGCCATCGGCAGCTGA
- a CDS encoding DUF6394 family protein: protein MNLEKVVFGFFVLLAATLNFGFFIGDISDPEVHNVYELFLALAVNLIATVLKFGDRTQVGAIHLATSLVALLQLLGAATVWVWATQIGAHGLDAHATSSMVSLSGGALLANIVSVTLLVVETVSYRRH from the coding sequence GTGAACCTGGAAAAAGTGGTCTTCGGCTTCTTCGTGCTGCTCGCAGCCACGTTGAACTTCGGATTTTTCATCGGCGACATCAGCGATCCCGAGGTGCACAACGTCTACGAGTTGTTCCTCGCGCTCGCGGTCAACCTCATCGCGACGGTGCTGAAGTTCGGTGACCGCACGCAGGTCGGCGCGATCCACCTCGCCACCAGCCTCGTGGCGTTGCTGCAACTTCTCGGCGCGGCCACGGTGTGGGTGTGGGCCACCCAGATCGGCGCCCACGGCCTCGACGCCCACGCGACCTCGAGCATGGTCTCGTTGTCCGGTGGAGCGCTGCTGGCGAACATCGTCTCGGTGACGCTCCTGGTCGTCGAGACGGTGTCGTACCGCCGCCACTGA
- a CDS encoding NAD-binding protein gives MNLRTRRVRMGRRKVVPIPTGVPTTDAVFLLLRRMRAPFVVLIVTFTVSMIGLSLIPGRTADGKPYKYTLFDAFYQVTMTVTTVGYTEAPHPFTYAQRMWMTASIFMLVVCWAYTIGVIFSIMQDSAFQQALGTQRFRRKVKGMREPFELVVGYGAAGQAVGSELDRRRRRFVVVEREQERVEAVWTDELHADVPAHGGDGKFPATLGLAGLGHPMCEAVLALTDDDEANLAVVMSAALLRPEIPCIARCVDKDVQARMEEFAPTAIINPDDRYGGYLALQLHQPGTHQLIWWLMDNDEENLPAPHPGLDAGTWVVSGDCDFGRMVAADLRGAGLEVDLIGEKDPLPVLDDVVGFVAASANDLTNLALAEQVLAANADVFLCVRQRTEAYRALVSAMEIDSVYISTELVAREVLARVLAPTFWQYIEHVLQQDEGYALAVRDEIVAYCGRRAPEKEVVTLDKEGAPAVVDWLADKDLTIGDLLHHPLNREEHLELVVLMLAREGAEILSPPPGTPLRVGDKILLAGASHGFSDLRAALFYPATLEYVVTGSHVPTTWLWRKLGRRQGAA, from the coding sequence ATGAACTTGCGGACGCGACGCGTGCGCATGGGTCGTCGCAAGGTGGTGCCCATCCCGACCGGCGTGCCCACCACCGACGCCGTGTTCCTGCTGTTGCGGCGGATGCGGGCACCGTTCGTGGTGCTCATCGTGACGTTCACCGTGTCGATGATCGGTCTGTCGCTCATCCCCGGTCGTACCGCCGACGGCAAGCCGTACAAGTACACCTTGTTCGACGCGTTCTACCAGGTGACGATGACCGTCACCACGGTCGGCTACACCGAGGCGCCACACCCGTTCACCTACGCGCAGCGCATGTGGATGACGGCGTCGATCTTCATGCTGGTGGTCTGTTGGGCCTACACGATCGGCGTGATCTTCTCGATCATGCAGGACTCCGCCTTCCAGCAGGCGCTCGGCACCCAGCGCTTCCGGCGCAAGGTGAAGGGCATGCGGGAGCCGTTCGAACTGGTCGTCGGCTACGGCGCTGCCGGTCAGGCGGTCGGCTCGGAGCTCGACCGCAGGCGGCGCCGGTTCGTCGTGGTCGAGCGCGAACAGGAACGGGTCGAGGCGGTCTGGACCGACGAACTGCACGCCGACGTGCCCGCGCACGGCGGTGATGGGAAGTTCCCGGCGACCCTCGGCCTGGCCGGGCTCGGCCATCCGATGTGCGAAGCCGTGCTGGCGCTCACCGACGACGACGAGGCCAACCTCGCGGTGGTGATGAGTGCTGCGCTGCTGCGCCCCGAGATCCCGTGCATCGCCCGCTGCGTGGACAAGGACGTCCAGGCCCGGATGGAGGAGTTCGCGCCGACGGCGATCATCAATCCGGACGACCGCTACGGCGGATATCTGGCGCTGCAGTTGCATCAGCCGGGCACCCACCAGCTCATCTGGTGGCTCATGGACAACGACGAGGAGAACCTCCCTGCGCCGCACCCCGGCCTGGACGCCGGCACCTGGGTGGTATCCGGCGACTGCGATTTCGGACGCATGGTGGCGGCCGATCTGCGCGGTGCCGGACTCGAGGTCGACCTGATCGGCGAGAAAGACCCCCTGCCGGTGCTCGACGACGTCGTCGGGTTCGTGGCCGCGTCCGCCAACGACCTCACCAACCTCGCGCTCGCGGAGCAGGTGCTCGCCGCCAACGCCGACGTGTTTCTGTGCGTCCGTCAGCGCACCGAGGCCTACCGCGCCCTGGTCAGCGCGATGGAGATCGACTCGGTCTACATCTCCACGGAACTGGTCGCCCGTGAGGTGCTGGCGCGGGTGCTCGCCCCGACCTTCTGGCAGTACATCGAGCACGTGCTGCAGCAGGACGAGGGTTATGCGCTCGCGGTGCGCGACGAGATCGTCGCCTACTGCGGACGTCGCGCGCCCGAGAAAGAGGTCGTCACCCTCGACAAGGAGGGTGCGCCCGCCGTGGTCGACTGGCTGGCCGACAAGGACCTCACGATCGGTGACCTGCTGCACCACCCGCTGAACCGCGAGGAACACCTCGAACTCGTCGTGCTGATGCTCGCGCGCGAGGGGGCCGAGATCCTGTCCCCGCCGCCCGGCACGCCGCTTCGTGTCGGCGACAAGATCCTGCTCGCCGGCGCCTCGCACGGGTTCTCCGATCTGCGTGCGGCGTTGTTCTACCCGGCCACGTTGGAGTACGTCGTCACCGGCAGTCACGTGCCGACGACGTGGTTGTGGCGCAAGTTGGGGCGGCGTCAAGGAGCTGCGTAG